The following proteins come from a genomic window of Natronosalvus vescus:
- a CDS encoding adenosylhomocysteinase produces the protein MNDYPPISEQLSDLESAQREGRRKMDWAAQHMPIMAAIREEFEADQPLAGERIAMAMHVEAKTAILVEVLADGGAEVAVTGCNPLSTHDDVSAALDTHENITSYAKRGVDDQGYYDAIHATIDLEPTITVDDGMDLVAAIHEDYPELIDGIVGGAEETTTGVHRLRAMDDDGALEYPVFAVNDTPMKRLFDNIHGTGESSLASIAMTTNLSWASKNVVVAGFGYCGKGVARKAAGQNANVIVTEVEPRRALEAHMEGYDVMPMADAAEVGDVFITTTGNRDVIVEEHFEVMQDGVLLANAGHFDIEIDLEALNDLAADRYEARDGVDAYELADGRRLNVIAEGRLVNLAAPVSLGHPVEVMDQSFGVQAACVRELVDNGEDYDAGVHDVPDELDRKIAEIKLAADGVEFDDLTDVQREYMGSWDHGT, from the coding sequence ATGAACGACTACCCACCGATCAGCGAGCAGCTATCGGATCTCGAGTCGGCCCAGCGAGAGGGGCGACGCAAGATGGACTGGGCGGCCCAGCACATGCCGATTATGGCGGCCATCCGCGAGGAGTTCGAGGCCGACCAGCCTCTCGCAGGCGAGCGCATCGCGATGGCCATGCACGTCGAAGCCAAGACGGCGATCCTCGTCGAAGTGCTAGCTGACGGCGGCGCCGAGGTCGCCGTCACCGGCTGCAACCCGCTGTCGACCCACGACGACGTGAGCGCGGCGCTCGACACCCACGAGAACATCACGAGCTACGCCAAACGCGGCGTCGACGATCAGGGGTACTACGACGCGATTCACGCCACGATCGACCTCGAGCCGACGATCACCGTCGACGACGGGATGGATCTCGTCGCCGCTATCCACGAGGACTACCCCGAACTCATCGACGGCATCGTCGGCGGGGCCGAAGAGACCACCACGGGTGTCCACCGCCTGCGCGCGATGGACGACGACGGAGCCCTCGAGTATCCAGTCTTCGCCGTCAACGACACCCCGATGAAGCGGCTGTTCGACAACATCCACGGCACCGGCGAGTCCTCCCTCGCGAGCATCGCGATGACCACGAACCTCTCGTGGGCCAGCAAGAACGTCGTCGTCGCTGGCTTCGGTTACTGTGGCAAAGGCGTCGCCCGGAAAGCAGCAGGTCAGAACGCGAACGTCATAGTCACCGAAGTCGAGCCTCGCCGCGCCCTCGAGGCCCACATGGAGGGCTACGACGTGATGCCGATGGCCGACGCAGCAGAGGTCGGCGACGTATTCATCACGACCACGGGCAACCGCGACGTCATCGTCGAGGAGCACTTCGAAGTCATGCAGGACGGCGTCTTGCTGGCCAACGCGGGCCACTTCGACATCGAGATCGACCTCGAGGCGCTCAACGACCTCGCTGCCGACCGCTACGAGGCCCGTGACGGCGTGGACGCGTACGAACTCGCGGACGGACGTCGGCTGAACGTCATCGCGGAGGGGCGACTCGTGAACCTAGCGGCCCCGGTCTCGCTGGGCCACCCGGTCGAGGTCATGGATCAGTCCTTCGGCGTCCAGGCGGCGTGTGTGCGCGAGCTGGTCGATAACGGTGAGGACTACGACGCGGGCGTCCACGACGTGCCCGACGAGTTAGACAGGAAAATCGCCGAGATCAAACTCGCGGCCGACGGCGTGGAGTTCGACGACCTGACCGACGTCCAGCGCGAGTACATGGGCTCGTGGGATCACGGGACGTAG